One Cryptosporangium aurantiacum DNA window includes the following coding sequences:
- a CDS encoding DUF3093 domain-containing protein — MPSRSTATSTSTYRERWTVPWWGWTGALAVALLMAAEVHLGYGGLRAWLPYVICVPVALIAVAALSRITVAVTDDELQVDDAHIPRRFLIAAEALDPEARREALGPELDPVAFVVHRPWVRGLVRVYLDDPDDPTPYWIISSRRPEALLAALDLPLPAPE, encoded by the coding sequence ATGCCATCCCGCTCGACCGCCACGTCCACCAGCACCTACCGGGAACGGTGGACCGTGCCGTGGTGGGGCTGGACCGGAGCGCTGGCCGTCGCGCTCCTGATGGCCGCCGAGGTCCACCTGGGGTACGGCGGGCTCCGGGCGTGGCTGCCCTACGTCATCTGCGTCCCGGTGGCGCTGATCGCGGTGGCGGCGCTCAGCCGGATCACGGTCGCGGTCACCGACGACGAACTTCAGGTGGACGACGCCCACATCCCGCGCCGTTTCCTGATCGCCGCCGAAGCGCTGGACCCCGAGGCGCGCCGGGAAGCGCTCGGCCCGGAGCTGGACCCGGTCGCGTTCGTCGTCCACCGGCCGTGGGTGCGGGGTCTGGTGCGGGTCTATTTGGACGACCCCGACGACCCGACGCCGTACTGGATCATCTCCTCCCGGCGACCGGAAGCGCTGCTCGCGGCACTGGACCTGCCGCTGCCCGCCCCGGAGTAG